From the Aphelocoma coerulescens isolate FSJ_1873_10779 chromosome 23, UR_Acoe_1.0, whole genome shotgun sequence genome, the window ACTCCAGATAATATAGGTGAtctttaaagaggaaaaaaaaaatggtcatGAATCTTAgcataaggaagaaaaaacttgCTGGAGATAGGGCTTTAagttgaataaaaatatttatttgtttaatgtAGGAtatgagaaaataatttaaaaaagaaaaatctttcttttctaaGATACTGCAGAAACTGCTGGGACAAAATGACAAAGAAAAATGCGCCTTTAGTGGGAGAGGGTGAGTATATTAAGGAGTCTGCCCAAATAAGGTGGCTGCCTAAGTCCTGTTGGTGCACTGTGTGTAATCAAAATGTAGTCACAGGGATCAAAACGGGATGGAACCAGGGAATGTAGTGGTCTTTCAGAGCTTGTGCTGGGAACACAAGAAACTGCTGTATGTATCCCTGCTCCCTCGGTGGGATGTGCACTCCTGGATTTTTtggagcagggcctggagttgAGTACGTTGTTGGTAAGCTGCACAGGAAGGAAGGACAATCCATGGGATGTGGGATTGGTTGAAAGACACCTGGAAAGTCAAGGGCAGACTTGGGGTTGGCTGGCCCAGCAAGAACTAGCTGCTTTTGGGGTGCTTTAAACTGGGGATGCATGGGAAGGGGGATAAAGGCACGTGCTCTCCTGTGGACTAGACTTGACAGCCTTCCCATCTGTTCGACCTCGTGGGGCCAGGATGTTACCAGGAAGGTGATACTGAAAGTGGATGGGTTACAGGACGTGGGTGGGAGCAGCAGTTCGTATTCGAGCCCTGAAATACAGCCGTACTCTTCTGTTGGTATCTAAATCCGTATCTGGCTACAGTAGACAACTCAATAAACTGAATTTGCTTTGGCTTGGTGTGTGTTTTTGGTGAGTGAATGGAATATTATGGAAAACTTCATGCTCCTGGTGGTGCCTCTTCCTTGTGTAGCAGTATGATTGTGTGCCGCTGACCCAtctcaaaaaaataaagggTGTAGAAATGCACTGTGACGCTCTGGGCTGTATTGGGAGCAGAACATACCTTCAGGTTTGGATTATGTCGTGGCACAAACCCCTTCATGTTATCTAAAGTGAGAAGGGTTAATAAGGTCTACTGGGGTGTACCCAGTGTGTGGCTTGGGGAGGAAGCAGGGTGAAGGATCACACATCCCTTGTTGGCACCTTCTTGTAAGGGGAGTGATGCTGATGGGTGGGTTTGTGGGAGGCTCTGGTGTGAAATGGATGAAATGGGTACTGGCAGTTGGTGTGATGTCCTGTCCTTGACCATAAAAGCCCCAGGGACAGGATCAGGGGATGCATGTGTATCTGCTCATCAGAAAAGTCCCGACACAAACCTGGGATAAACAAACTATGGTTGTGCCTCTCCTGGAAGGTTTTCTAATCACCTGGGATGTGGGTGACCCCTTGGGATCAGGGTCTGTAAATAAGCAGATTAGGCTGGTGTATCAACCAAAATACAAATAGGAGCTTGATTTTTTGAGTAAATTAGGGCCATTATGGCCAAATGCAATCCTCTGGTCTGGACCATCCTGGGGGCTGGATTTACATGTTAACTGGAGCAGAATTAATCAGTGGAATAAGGGCAATTCATCCCGTTTGATGAAGGGGAAACTCTGAAGTTCACTGACCTCCAGTTAGCCCAAGAAGTTTAGTCTGGTTCCTGTTTGAAGAGGAAATGGATTTTCCACATTAAGCAGCAGCAGATTTCTGGAAAAGGTGGGAGCTCAGACTTGCTGGATTGAAGTAGTCTGTTCGTTATCATCATTCTGTGTGTTAAATTGCCATTtttttgcagcagctctgttcCATCACGGCTGGCTGCGGCCTTACAGGCTGGAGGCACCtctggatgttaaaagcagggCAAGTTACTGACACGGATTTATTCCCCGGGGGCCAGCGTTCTGGCCAAGGGTGGCACCTGTCAGCCCTGCCCTGTGTTGCGTGTCCTGTCTTTCTGTCCCCTTGTTCTGTATTACCTGTCCTGTGCCCCTATTCCATCCTGCCTCGCCTGTTCTGTCCCACCTGACCTTCTGTCCTGTACTTCTGTCCTCCTGTCCCGCCCTACCTGCGGGGAGGAGTGACCCGGCCGGGGGGGGCCGccggccggcagggggcgctgcgCCACGCGGAGCCCTTGCGCGCGCCCCCGCGCATGCGCAGAGGGGAGCGTGGCGGCGCTGGCGGGCGGTGAGGGAGCGCGGCGGGGTCGGGTCGGGAAAGCGGCGGGAGGGATCGGCCGGACTGGGGGGGAGGGCGATGAGGACAGAGACACGGACACGGGCGCGGCGGTCCCGGCGAGCCCCGGGCCGCCCTCGGCGCAGCCGACCGGCCAGCAGAGACAGCTGCAGGCGGCGGGAGAAGCGGCCGGTCGGAGCCGCGGCCTGTGCGGCCCCACGTGAGGCGGCGCCGCGGGGAATTCGAACGGCGGGAAGGGGCGGGGGGCGGTGCTCGGGCCATGTGGAATGGGGAGTGCGGAcgcggctcggctcggctcggattcttccctttcctttccccctttccccttttccctcttctttctttttcccttccctcttgcTTGCCTGGACCTGAAATCTGGAGGGGTTCACGTCCGCATGAGGTAGGGAGCATGGATGAAACACACAAGGGAAAACCTTCCATTTTCCCAGAGTAGGAGCAGGGATCGATGTTTAAATACCAACTCAGTCACCAGTCCGTCAGGTGGTTTTTTAATGTGCGAGGGGACACCCCAAACAGTGACAGCCCAGTGGGTGACTCCTGACAGGCTCTTTTTGGTGTTTAGATTCCAAGATGCCGGGGAAACGCAGTGCAAAAAACCCGGTGCCAGAAGAAGAGTCTCCTGAGAGGAAGAAGGTTAAAGGTAAGAAAAAGCCCTGGGAATTTTCCTTCCACTTTCCCAGGGGTGATCTTTACCAGGAATCTTGTACCCCCACATGttctttctccccctcccaccccacagTCAGCCACCCATCACACCGCTcacagcctgggctggtgcTGACACTGGGCCAGGGTAATGTCGGCCAGCTGGGCCTGGGTGAGGACATCATGGAGAGGAAGAAGCCAGCTCTGGTCACGCTGCCGGAGATGGTGGTGCAGGTGGAAGCTGGAGGGATGCACACGGTGTGCCTCAGCCAGACAGGAAAGGTGAGTGCAGTGAGTTCTGGGGTGTGTTCTGGAGCAGGGGGTCGGAATCACTGCTCTGCCTACATCTTGTTCCAGCTCTGGGAGTGAGCATAGTCTCACATGGATCACAAAATTTTAGGGGGTCAAAAGGAGGACCTGAAGGGAACCTGCAAGAGAattggagagggactttggacaagagggaatggctttacATTGACAGAGAATAGATGGGCGACACTGCCATTTTAGGTGcaatattgggaagaaattcttccttgtgagggttgtgaggccctggcacagagaagctgtggctgtcctatccctggaagtgttccaggccaggttggatggtgtttcaagcaacctggtctagtggaaggtgtacctggcagggggtggactgagatgagctttaaggtcccttccaacccaaaccattccatgattctatgataatttAGTCTGGTGAGTCTCTGTCCCCTTACTTCATACTCAGCCTGTTGCCCCTCTGGGCCCCATCCTGACCACTTGCACCCAATCTGCAGATCTACACCTTTGGCTGCAACGATGAAGGTGCCCTGGGACGCGACACCTCGGCTGAAGGGTCTGAGACCTCTCCAGGGCCGGTGGAGCTACAGGAAAAGGTGGTGCAGGTGTCAGCAGGGGACAGCCACACGGCCGCGCTGACTGAGGATGGCAGGGTCTTTGTCTGGGGCTCCTTCCGGGTACGCTGATTCCTCAGATGCTGGAAGCTCCactggtggctgctgctcctgtagCTCATCCCTGTGTCTCTCTCCCCTCAGGATAACAATGGAGTGATAGGCTTGCTGGAGCCTATGAAGACAAGCTCCattcctctgctgctccagctcgaGGCGCCTGTTGTTAAAATAGTTTCGGGTGAGCAGGGCCCTGGGGTGTGCAGGGTCAGGCAGGTACACAAGGCTGTTGCAACCCTTGAGGAAGGGCCAGAAGATCCATgaccttttcctccctcttgaCTTGCTCCGAGCCCAGTACAAGGATGTACTTGCTCATCTCTGACTCTCCAGAGAACAGACCTTTTAGTCCAAAAAGATGTTTTAGCCCTACTGGATTCACATACTGAGTTAATATTTGACCAGTCTGATGTGGAATGCCTTCCAAGAGTGGCCTGAACTGTGACCCCATGGGGCCAGAGCACTTGCCCTCTAATGAGGCCTGGGGAGGCTGAGCACAGCAGCCAGGGATCTTGTCCAGGGCCAAGGGGAAGTTGGGGCACACCTGTGTCCTTACACCTTCCCAGAAAAACTGCTTTGAATTCCTGGGAATTGGGAAGAGGGAGATCCTGGAGTTTTAGGTGGTGGCACAATTGTTGTCAGGGTATCCGGTGCAGTAAACCCCGCAAGCTGGGACAGCTGGCGTTTACCTGTGGGATCTCAGCCCCCAGGCATTGCTGAAGACTTCTCCctcatttccctttccttcGTCTCCCAGGGAATGACCACTTGGTGATGCTGACAGTGGACGGCGACCTGTTCACGTGTGGCTGCGGGGAACAGGGCCAGCTGGGCAGAGTGCCAGCATTCTTTGCCAACCGAGGAGGACGGAAAGGGCTGCGTGAGTTAGATTTGGTTCTCTGAGGTGCATCCTTTGGCTCTAGTTCTGCCCTTTGCAGAGGAACAAAGGGACCCAGTCCCTGATGCTCATGTGTAATCAGTGATCTAAATGCAGTGAGCCAGATCCTTAGACGCAGGGAGAGGGTGTAAATCCATAGTCCTTGTATAACACCTTGTCTTCTGCTCCCAGAGCGGCTGCTGGTACCCCAGCTTGTCCCTGTCAGAGGCAAAGGGAGAAGAGGCAAAATGCGCTTCCAGGACGCTTTCTGTGGGGCATATTTCACCTTCGCTGTTACGCGTGAGGGACACATCTATGGATTTGGCCTCTCCAACTACCACCAGCTGGGTGAGCTTCACCTATGTCCCTTCAGATTTCCTGCCAGTCTAGTGCTGCCCTGGTCTGGTGGGGAAAGCTGCTGGGGTGCCCCAAATTTTAAACACTGGACACACTGGAGCTGGAAACGGGGCTGGAGGGGCTATATTGGTCTCTGGCAGGGTGAGCCCCAGGGTGGATGGCTCAGTGCCGAAGCTTGGCCTGGGCTGTCCGTGCCCGTGGACCTGATCCGCCCGGGTTTGTGCGTCCCACCCTGCAGGGACCCAGGACACCGAGCCCTGCTTCTCCCCGCAGAACCTCACGTGCTTCAAGAACTCCACCAAGTCTTGGGTTGGGTTCTCTGGCGGGCAGCACCACACAGTCTGCGTAGACTCCGAGGGTGAGTAACAGTGTGACAGGTGGTCTGGGAGTCACACAGAGCAGGATGGGGAAATCCCATGGCTCTCATCCTGGCCAAGGAGCTGTTGGGATTAGGGTGATGTGCTGGAGCTCTCCAAGCCTTCAGTGTTCAAGGCAACAAGGCAGCAAAGGGAAGCTGACAACAGGAACCTCGACTCAGTTGTGAGCTCTGCTCTTGCACTTATCCACGTTATTGATTTTGGGGAGCTCAGGGTCTCTATCCCACCCTTCCCCTTCTGGTTGGGTCTCAGGGTGTGGTATGGAGGAGTGATGCTCCTTCAGGATTCGGACCTGGGAAGAGGGTCCAGCTGTGGccctgctgcagcttctgcccCCCTCAAGTCACCTCTCCCATGTATCCACTGTGCTCCAGGTAAAGCCTACAGCCTGGGCAGGGCGGAGTATGGCCGGCTGGGCCTTGGGACAGGGGCAGAGGAGAAGAGTACACCCACCATTATCCCGGAGCTCCCCAGTATCACCTCGGTGGCCTGCGGAGCGTCAGTTGGTTATGCTGTCAGCACTGATGGTGAGTGCCCAGGTTTGGGAATACTGTCTTCTGTACCTTCCTCACCCCTCATCCCTCTATCCAGCCCTGCACACCATCACCACCCACTGCCAGCGGGGTTGGGACTGGAGCCAGGTCCTGGTGCTGATCACCTGGCAGTGGCTGCTCAGATGTGTTTGTGGGCCTGTGGCAGCAGGGTTGGTCATGTGGTGTTAACCAGGAGGGGGTTGTTGGCCTGACAGTGTCTTCTCTGACTCTGCTGATGGCAGAcctctgtgctctggggctgcatttgcctgtgtgcagtgtctgcaggaaggAAGGTTTGGAGTGGGCTGTGGGTTTAGTTCTCTCCCCAAAAAGGATACAAGTGCCTTGGCTCTGTGATGGAACATCTGTTGGAGTTGCAAGTGCTCCTCCTGTTCCTCTTGCTTGTGTTTCTGACACACAGAAACTCACTGCCTGGGTGCGAGGTCCCCTTGGGTTTGGGTGCTGGCTccccttcccattcccacaATGCTTCCCATTGTGCATCCACTTGGAACTCAAAACTTGCTTCAACTCTGTTGCAGGACGAGCGTTTGCCTGGGGAATGGGCACTAACTACCagctgggcactggggaggAGGATGATGTCTGGAGCCCTGTGGAGATGACGGGGAAGCAGCTGGAGAACCGGCGGGTGCTGGCTGTGTCCAGCGGTGGGCAGCACACCGTGCTGCTGGTCAGtgacaaggagcagagctgatGAAGCCACGCCGCAGCCAAGCCCAGCAGGATCAcagcacccccagaccccccacaACTTCTGCCTGGCTTGGGGAGCCGATTtcctggggagggcaggaggctCATGGAGCTGGGCCCAGCAGCACATGTGTGGCTGGAACAGGTGCCCATGGGTTCTCCCTGCAAGTGTTTGTCTGTTTTCCCGTGGTTCTGGGTGCTCTGTCAGCTCCCCGGGTCAGCTTGGTCCTAAACTGATCTCAGTTCTGTGCCTGGATGGATTTCCACTTCTTCTTGTCTGGTTTTTTAACATTTCCCGACCCAGCAAAGCCAAGGGTCTTGTTCTTCACTCTGCAATCAGGTTTGGGTATCAGTCTCCCTGAGGTCCCGCTGTTCCCCAGACGTGGATGCTCCTCCACCCCCTTGACCTAAGTATCTTACACCTCTCTGGTCTGGATTTGTCTGCTgctgccccccaaacccctctgagcCCATTCCAGGGGCATCTCAGTCCAACGGGAATGTTCCCAGGGAGCTCTATCCTCTAATCCAGAAcctgtggctgctgtggggaTATTCTGCCTGGTGAGGAAGAATGCTGCTGGTTGATGCCTAGCACACTGTGACtgctggaaaagggaagggaggctcctgcctcccATCCATCAAGTATCTTAGctgacccccctccccccaggcaGTGAGGCCAGGAGCAGGTTCCTCACTCCACATGGCCTGGAGCAGCCACCTGCAGCACTGCTTTTTGCAGTCCTGGCCAATCCTTCTTTCCCATTGCCTTTGGAAACCCAACCAAATCCATCCCACGGGTGGGAACACtgttactttaatttttttctctttcgcTTGCTGAGGAAGGAGCTTCATTTGCTGTTAGGGCCTTGCTGAGCAGACACAAAGACCTCAGCTATGCATGGAGTCGCTGGAAACAACAGGACGACTCCTCCCCGTCGCCTCCCTGATCCAACTGGTCTTGCTTCCTGCGCCCAGCCTGCCCCATCCTCTCCTTACAGGAGGTGCCTTCCAGGTGCCTGGAGTGAGGAGGGGTCTGCGAAGAGCTAAATTATAGCAATAGGAGGTGGGGGTTGTGGCTTCGgaggggggggtctgggattgTACAATGGTTCAGAaggggttggatttttttaaaaaagaaaatgtattttggttGATAAATCAAGGCAGAAAGGACAGAAAACTCTCATCTTTTAACATTTGGAATAAACTGAGTTTTGATAAACCCAggcttttcctgtgctttgGATGGACAGTTCTCCCGTGGGACCTGCTGTGGCTCTTCGGGACAGTCGGGATGGGTGGCTGCGTTTAGGGGTGCTCTCAtggtcccagctgtgtctgggTGTTCTGTGCAGTGGGGGGACATGGCCACGGGATGGCAGCAGGAGAATGCTCTGGCAGCTGTTGGGCCACGGGACTGGGAGAACcgggacagggagaggggatGGTCCCTGTCGTCTCTGTCACCCTCTCTTTGGTTCCCTGCCTGTCTGATGGGGCACCCCGGTGTCTTtgggtctccagggacacaaCCAAGCCCGTGGCACAGCTGGAAGGATCCTGGCATGTCCCTGCTGGGtgctcccagctggagctgagccAGACGTGTGTGGAGACGGGAACCCATGGGGCAAATTTCCATATCCTGGTGTGACTGGAGCCCCAGGTCCTGTTTACACTTAATTCATTGGGCAGGAGCAGGTTCCTTAATGAGCCCCTGGGCAGAGATGGGCTTTGGGCACTGGGAGC encodes:
- the RCC1 gene encoding regulator of chromosome condensation isoform X2 produces the protein MTKKNAPLVGEDSKMPGKRSAKNPVPEEESPERKKVKVSHPSHRSQPGLVLTLGQGNVGQLGLGEDIMERKKPALVTLPEMVVQVEAGGMHTVCLSQTGKIYTFGCNDEGALGRDTSAEGSETSPGPVELQEKVVQVSAGDSHTAALTEDGRVFVWGSFRDNNGVIGLLEPMKTSSIPLLLQLEAPVVKIVSGNDHLVMLTVDGDLFTCGCGEQGQLGRVPAFFANRGGRKGLQRLLVPQLVPVRGKGRRGKMRFQDAFCGAYFTFAVTREGHIYGFGLSNYHQLGTQDTEPCFSPQNLTCFKNSTKSWVGFSGGQHHTVCVDSEGKAYSLGRAEYGRLGLGTGAEEKSTPTIIPELPSITSVACGASVGYAVSTDGRAFAWGMGTNYQLGTGEEDDVWSPVEMTGKQLENRRVLAVSSGGQHTVLLVSDKEQS
- the RCC1 gene encoding regulator of chromosome condensation isoform X1, coding for MPGKRSAKNPVPEEESPERKKVKVSHPSHRSQPGLVLTLGQGNVGQLGLGEDIMERKKPALVTLPEMVVQVEAGGMHTVCLSQTGKIYTFGCNDEGALGRDTSAEGSETSPGPVELQEKVVQVSAGDSHTAALTEDGRVFVWGSFRDNNGVIGLLEPMKTSSIPLLLQLEAPVVKIVSGNDHLVMLTVDGDLFTCGCGEQGQLGRVPAFFANRGGRKGLQRLLVPQLVPVRGKGRRGKMRFQDAFCGAYFTFAVTREGHIYGFGLSNYHQLGTQDTEPCFSPQNLTCFKNSTKSWVGFSGGQHHTVCVDSEGKAYSLGRAEYGRLGLGTGAEEKSTPTIIPELPSITSVACGASVGYAVSTDGRAFAWGMGTNYQLGTGEEDDVWSPVEMTGKQLENRRVLAVSSGGQHTVLLVSDKEQS